In one window of Gopherus evgoodei ecotype Sinaloan lineage unplaced genomic scaffold, rGopEvg1_v1.p scaffold_40_arrow_ctg1, whole genome shotgun sequence DNA:
- the PDE4A gene encoding cAMP-specific 3',5'-cyclic phosphodiesterase 4A isoform X1, which produces MPLVDFFCETCAKPWLVGWWDQFKRMLTRELTHLSEMSRSGNQVSEYISSTFLDKQNEVEIPPPTHKEREKKKKQQPMCQISGVKKLVPSSSLTNSSIPRFGVKTDQEEQLSQELENLNKWGLNIFLVSEYSNSRSLSCIMYTIFQERDLLKTFKIPAETLLTYVLTLEEHYHADVAYHNCLHAADVVQSTHVLLATPALDAVFTDLEILAALFAAAIHDVDHPGVSNQFLINTNSELALMYNDESVLENHHLAVGFKLLQEENCDIFQSLGKRQRQTLRKMVIDMVLATDMSKHMSLLADLKTMVETKKVTSSGVLLLDNYTDRIQVLRNMVHCADLSNPTKPLGLYRQWTERIMEEFFRQGDKERERGMEISPMCDKHTASVEKSQVGFIDYIVHPLWETWADLVHPDAQEILDTLEDNRDWYHTMIPRSPSPPPDEQDKDEEVCLEKFQFELTLEEEGEESDQSDPERCSLGHEENSFSPAEEEPPCPSPEEQGGQNGLAHDTAPGAP; this is translated from the exons ATGCCCTTGGTGGATTTCTTCTGTGAGACGTGCGCGAAGCCATGGCTGGTCGGCTGGTGGGACCAG TTCAAGAGGATGCTGACCCGTGAGCTCACCCACCTGTCTGAGATGAGCCGCTCTGGAAACCAGGTCTCCGAGTACATTTCCAGCACGTTCCTCG acaAGCAGAATGAGGTGGAGATCCCGCCCCCCACGCACAAGGAgcgggagaagaagaagaagcagcagcccaTGTGCCAGATCAGCGGCGTGAAGAAACTCGTGCCCAGCTCCAGCCTCACCAATTCCAGCATCCCCCGCTTCGGGGTCAAAACCGACCAGGAGGAGCAGCTCAgccag GAGCTGGAGAATCTCAACAAGTGGGGCCTGAACATTTTCCTTGTCTCCGAATATTCCAACAGCCGCTCGCTCAGCTGCATCATGTACACGATATTCCAG GAGAGAGACCTGCTGAAAACCTTCAAGATCCCGGCAGAGACGCTGCTGACGTACGTGCTGACCCTGGAGGAGCATTACCACGCCGACGTGGCGTACCACAACTGCCTGCATGCCGCCGACGTGGTGCAGTCCACGCACGTCCTGCTGGCCACGCCTGCCCTGGAT GCTGTGTTCACCGACCTGGAGATCCTGGCCGCTCTGTTTGCAGCCGCCATCCATGACGTGGATCATCCGGGCGTCTCCAACCAGTTCCTGATCAACACCA ACTCGGAGCTGGCCCTGATGTACAACGACGAATCGGTCCTGGAGAACCACCACCTGGCCGTGGGCTTcaagctgctgcaggaggagaaTTGCGACATCTTCCAGAGCCTCGGCAAGCGCCAGCGCCAGACTCTGCGCAAGATGGTTATCGACATG gtcctggccaccgacaTGTCCAAACACATGAGCCTCTTGGCCGACCTCAAGACCATGGTGGAGACCAAGAAAGTGACAAGTTCTGGGGTGCTGCTGCTCGACAACTACACGGACCGGATCcag gtgcTGCGGAACATGGTTCACTGCGCCGACCTCAGCAACCCCACCAAGCCGCTGGGGCTGTATCGGCAGTGGACTGAGCGGATCATGGAGGAGTTCTTCCGGCAGGGCGACAAGGAGCGGGAGCGGGGCATGGAGATCAGCCCCATGTGCGACAAGCACACGGCCTCCGTGGAGAAATCCCAG GTGGGTTTCATCGACTACATCGTTCACCCGCTGTGGGAGACGTGGGCGGACCTGGTGCACCCTGACGCCcaggaaatcctggacaccctgGAGGACAACCGGGATTGGTACCACACCATGATCCCGCggagcccctccccgcccccggacGAGCAGGACAAGGACGAGGAGGTCTGCCTGGAGAAGTTCCAGTTCGAACTGACGCTGGAGGAGGAGGGCGAGGAGTCGGATCAGTCGGACCCGGAGCGCTGCAGCCTGGGCCACGAGGAGAACAGCTTCTCCCCTGCGGAGGAGGAGCCACCCTGCCCGTCCCCAGAGGAGCAGGGCGGGCAGAACGGACTGGCACACGACACAGCCCCTGGGGCACCCTGA
- the PDE4A gene encoding cAMP-specific 3',5'-cyclic phosphodiesterase 4A isoform X2 has protein sequence MPGLKHLLAVQFKRMLTRELTHLSEMSRSGNQVSEYISSTFLDKQNEVEIPPPTHKEREKKKKQQPMCQISGVKKLVPSSSLTNSSIPRFGVKTDQEEQLSQELENLNKWGLNIFLVSEYSNSRSLSCIMYTIFQERDLLKTFKIPAETLLTYVLTLEEHYHADVAYHNCLHAADVVQSTHVLLATPALDAVFTDLEILAALFAAAIHDVDHPGVSNQFLINTNSELALMYNDESVLENHHLAVGFKLLQEENCDIFQSLGKRQRQTLRKMVIDMVLATDMSKHMSLLADLKTMVETKKVTSSGVLLLDNYTDRIQVLRNMVHCADLSNPTKPLGLYRQWTERIMEEFFRQGDKERERGMEISPMCDKHTASVEKSQVGFIDYIVHPLWETWADLVHPDAQEILDTLEDNRDWYHTMIPRSPSPPPDEQDKDEEVCLEKFQFELTLEEEGEESDQSDPERCSLGHEENSFSPAEEEPPCPSPEEQGGQNGLAHDTAPGAP, from the exons ATGCCAGGCCTTAAACACCTTCTGGCCGTCCAG TTCAAGAGGATGCTGACCCGTGAGCTCACCCACCTGTCTGAGATGAGCCGCTCTGGAAACCAGGTCTCCGAGTACATTTCCAGCACGTTCCTCG acaAGCAGAATGAGGTGGAGATCCCGCCCCCCACGCACAAGGAgcgggagaagaagaagaagcagcagcccaTGTGCCAGATCAGCGGCGTGAAGAAACTCGTGCCCAGCTCCAGCCTCACCAATTCCAGCATCCCCCGCTTCGGGGTCAAAACCGACCAGGAGGAGCAGCTCAgccag GAGCTGGAGAATCTCAACAAGTGGGGCCTGAACATTTTCCTTGTCTCCGAATATTCCAACAGCCGCTCGCTCAGCTGCATCATGTACACGATATTCCAG GAGAGAGACCTGCTGAAAACCTTCAAGATCCCGGCAGAGACGCTGCTGACGTACGTGCTGACCCTGGAGGAGCATTACCACGCCGACGTGGCGTACCACAACTGCCTGCATGCCGCCGACGTGGTGCAGTCCACGCACGTCCTGCTGGCCACGCCTGCCCTGGAT GCTGTGTTCACCGACCTGGAGATCCTGGCCGCTCTGTTTGCAGCCGCCATCCATGACGTGGATCATCCGGGCGTCTCCAACCAGTTCCTGATCAACACCA ACTCGGAGCTGGCCCTGATGTACAACGACGAATCGGTCCTGGAGAACCACCACCTGGCCGTGGGCTTcaagctgctgcaggaggagaaTTGCGACATCTTCCAGAGCCTCGGCAAGCGCCAGCGCCAGACTCTGCGCAAGATGGTTATCGACATG gtcctggccaccgacaTGTCCAAACACATGAGCCTCTTGGCCGACCTCAAGACCATGGTGGAGACCAAGAAAGTGACAAGTTCTGGGGTGCTGCTGCTCGACAACTACACGGACCGGATCcag gtgcTGCGGAACATGGTTCACTGCGCCGACCTCAGCAACCCCACCAAGCCGCTGGGGCTGTATCGGCAGTGGACTGAGCGGATCATGGAGGAGTTCTTCCGGCAGGGCGACAAGGAGCGGGAGCGGGGCATGGAGATCAGCCCCATGTGCGACAAGCACACGGCCTCCGTGGAGAAATCCCAG GTGGGTTTCATCGACTACATCGTTCACCCGCTGTGGGAGACGTGGGCGGACCTGGTGCACCCTGACGCCcaggaaatcctggacaccctgGAGGACAACCGGGATTGGTACCACACCATGATCCCGCggagcccctccccgcccccggacGAGCAGGACAAGGACGAGGAGGTCTGCCTGGAGAAGTTCCAGTTCGAACTGACGCTGGAGGAGGAGGGCGAGGAGTCGGATCAGTCGGACCCGGAGCGCTGCAGCCTGGGCCACGAGGAGAACAGCTTCTCCCCTGCGGAGGAGGAGCCACCCTGCCCGTCCCCAGAGGAGCAGGGCGGGCAGAACGGACTGGCACACGACACAGCCCCTGGGGCACCCTGA
- the SPC24 gene encoding kinetochore protein Spc24 yields MMNEQMQEMEEVSKELLKLLAAGGAGNLLKRSLDKQEKMFDKLLDTQLTAAQLVKDLLATEEKVAQKLLAGEEELQSSLQKVQAMEEELRRAREDEASLRADSSALRRELEELRAELGRLQDDMEDDAGVVHSATYMAQLYYKISRIDWDYECEHPHIKGIHHGPAIAQPISLDSSQLSRCFVSDYLWSLVDTAW; encoded by the exons ATGATGAACGAGCAAATGCAGGAGATGGAGGAGGTGAGCAAGGAGCTGCTGAAGCTgctggcagcaggtggggccgggAACTTGCTGAAGAGAAGCCTGGACAAACAGGAGAAGATGTTTGACAAGCTCCTGGATACGCAGCTGACGGCAGCGCAGCTGGTTAAAG ATCTCCTAGCCACGGAGGAGAAGGTGGCTCAGAAGCTcctggcaggggaagaggagctgCAGAGCAGCCTGCAGAAGGTGCAGGCGATGGAAGAGGAACTGCGGAGAGCCAGGGAGGACGAGGCCAGCCTGAGGGCTGACAGCAG TGCCTTGCGGAGAgagctggaggagctgagggccGAGCTCGGACGCCTGCAGGACGACATGGAGGACGACGCTGGCGTGGTCCATTCTGCAAC GTACATGGCGCAGCTTTATTACAAGATCAGCCGGATCGACTGGGACTACGAGTGTGAGCACCCGCACATCAAAGGCA TCCATCACGGCCCAGCCATCGCTCAGCCCATCAGCCTGGACAGCAGCCAGCTCTCCCGGTGCTTCGTCAGCGACTACCTGTGGAGCCTGGTGGACACGGCCTGGTGA